The following proteins come from a genomic window of Pirellula staleyi DSM 6068:
- a CDS encoding YidC/Oxa1 family insertase periplasmic-domain containing protein → MDRRFLTFFVVSIAIWMGFLGLRLFLVPDAPAVDPAAEVQEDPASKPGDDQPSEEKPPVDKDPAAEDPAAQPAAGEAPADQPAGDGPVPSAAEGPNFPRQRVTLGSVDPNSPYSMLVTFDTKGAVVERVELSSNRYRDIEDYSGYLGHLDFEIIEEVGLKVSVVGPGTPAALAKESGGKTGIEVGDIITAVGDKPTLTPEIFDAAMAATKPGEKIQVKVLRPAKSPADSETKPVAKAAGTSLTFDVNLTRKPLQVVRPESHTYEQRDGTVTVLGQDPLSLQLTLENLGGTTIRSDENEIRNLPSLISGNWQIAESKDPNVIEFHYPLSKATLEKIKKPGPLTVVKRFTITPAPKDLAPGKDKPYSLGMTIELRNESDAEQQLAYRLDGPTGLPLEGWWYSNKLHPDMWAAAGARDVAWKQTELTHHLIGCPKLHSDAKAAEKNKQILESPLLLENKPSAIDYIGVDTQFFASMILPGNSYKTKGGNEPAKNESSVTPAIIFRRASAMPVQAWEPIPKTRIKTMNVSSRLVSQVETIAPGETLVHNYRVFFGPKEPDVLKDYGMTSLIEYGWSYAAIPAFILRSVLETIYSIIPNYGIAIILLTVIVRSAMIPVSLKQAKSAAMMQQLAPEMAKIKEKYADNMEKQSQAIRELYAKHNFNPFGGCLPVFIQLPVFIGLYRCLSVDIELRDAALFPGIAWASNLAGPDKLFYWKDYVFSMMGDEANGWLGPFFNVFPLITVSLFLVQQKMFTPPATDEQTAMQQKMMTYMTVFMGVMFYKVPAGLCVYFITSSLWGIAERKLLPKPKPVDASAAAVISSSTKTDEDAKSNGKKNKDKRKNPLK, encoded by the coding sequence TTGTTTCGATTGCCATCTGGATGGGCTTTCTGGGCTTGCGCCTGTTCTTGGTGCCCGATGCACCTGCGGTCGATCCCGCTGCAGAGGTGCAGGAAGATCCCGCCTCCAAGCCCGGCGATGATCAGCCGAGCGAGGAGAAACCACCAGTCGATAAAGATCCTGCGGCCGAGGATCCAGCGGCGCAGCCAGCCGCTGGTGAAGCCCCTGCCGATCAACCAGCTGGCGATGGCCCCGTGCCGAGCGCAGCCGAGGGCCCCAACTTTCCTCGCCAGCGAGTGACGCTCGGCTCGGTCGACCCCAACAGTCCCTACTCCATGCTCGTCACCTTCGACACGAAGGGGGCGGTCGTTGAGCGCGTGGAACTCTCGAGCAACCGCTACCGCGATATTGAAGATTACAGCGGCTATCTCGGGCACCTCGATTTCGAAATCATCGAAGAGGTTGGCCTGAAGGTGAGCGTTGTCGGTCCTGGCACCCCTGCTGCACTCGCTAAAGAGTCAGGTGGCAAGACCGGTATCGAAGTGGGCGACATCATCACCGCTGTTGGCGATAAGCCGACGCTGACCCCCGAAATCTTCGATGCGGCGATGGCTGCCACCAAGCCCGGCGAAAAGATCCAAGTGAAGGTTCTCCGACCCGCCAAGTCACCAGCCGATAGCGAAACGAAACCGGTTGCCAAAGCCGCTGGCACCAGCCTCACGTTCGATGTGAATCTCACTCGTAAGCCGCTGCAAGTGGTTCGTCCCGAGTCGCACACCTACGAGCAGCGCGACGGAACGGTCACTGTCCTGGGACAAGATCCACTCTCGCTGCAACTCACGCTCGAGAATCTCGGTGGCACCACGATTCGGAGCGATGAAAACGAAATTCGCAACCTGCCATCGCTGATTTCAGGGAATTGGCAAATCGCCGAATCCAAAGACCCGAACGTCATTGAATTTCACTATCCGCTTTCAAAAGCCACGCTCGAGAAGATCAAGAAGCCGGGTCCACTGACTGTCGTCAAGCGTTTCACGATCACTCCGGCTCCAAAAGATCTCGCGCCGGGCAAGGACAAGCCTTACTCGCTGGGGATGACCATCGAACTGCGCAACGAAAGCGACGCGGAACAGCAACTCGCTTATCGCCTCGATGGCCCCACCGGTTTGCCCCTCGAAGGTTGGTGGTATAGCAACAAACTGCATCCCGACATGTGGGCCGCCGCCGGTGCTCGCGATGTGGCTTGGAAGCAAACCGAGCTCACCCATCACCTGATCGGCTGTCCCAAGCTTCACAGCGATGCCAAAGCTGCTGAGAAGAACAAGCAAATCCTCGAGAGTCCTCTGCTCCTCGAGAACAAACCGTCGGCCATCGACTACATCGGCGTCGACACCCAGTTCTTTGCCTCGATGATCCTGCCAGGCAACTCGTACAAGACCAAGGGTGGCAACGAGCCCGCGAAGAACGAGTCCTCAGTAACCCCCGCGATTATTTTTCGTCGCGCATCGGCGATGCCGGTCCAAGCTTGGGAGCCGATTCCCAAGACCCGCATCAAAACGATGAACGTTTCGTCGCGTCTCGTCTCGCAAGTCGAAACGATTGCGCCGGGCGAAACGCTGGTGCATAACTACCGGGTCTTTTTCGGTCCCAAAGAGCCCGATGTGCTCAAGGACTACGGTATGACCAGTCTGATCGAGTATGGTTGGTCGTATGCCGCGATTCCCGCTTTTATCCTGCGCAGCGTGCTGGAAACGATTTACTCGATCATCCCCAACTACGGCATTGCGATCATCCTGCTTACGGTGATTGTTCGCTCGGCGATGATCCCAGTCAGTCTGAAGCAAGCGAAGTCGGCAGCGATGATGCAGCAGCTGGCTCCTGAGATGGCCAAGATCAAGGAGAAGTATGCCGACAACATGGAGAAGCAGAGTCAAGCGATTCGCGAACTCTATGCCAAACACAACTTCAATCCGTTTGGCGGCTGCTTGCCGGTCTTCATTCAATTGCCGGTCTTCATCGGCCTCTATCGCTGCTTAAGCGTCGATATCGAACTGCGTGATGCGGCTCTTTTCCCGGGGATAGCTTGGGCGTCGAATCTCGCGGGTCCCGACAAATTGTTCTACTGGAAAGACTATGTCTTTTCGATGATGGGGGACGAAGCGAATGGATGGCTTGGTCCGTTCTTCAACGTCTTTCCACTGATCACCGTCTCGCTGTTCCTTGTGCAGCAGAAGATGTTCACGCCACCTGCCACCGACGAACAAACGGCGATGCAGCAGAAAATGATGACCTACATGACGGTCTTCATGGGGGTGATGTTCTACAAGGTTCCAGCCGGGCTGTGCGTCTACTTCATTACGTCGAGCTTGTGGGGCATTGCCGAACGCAAGCTCCTCCCCAAACCGAAACCTGTCGACGCATCGGCCGCAGCTGTCATTAGCAGCAGCACGAAAACTGACGAGGACGCTAAGAGCAACGGCAAGAAGAACAAGGACAAACGCAAGAATCCCTTAAAATAA